One genomic window of Mercenaria mercenaria strain notata chromosome 2, MADL_Memer_1, whole genome shotgun sequence includes the following:
- the LOC123563667 gene encoding SUN domain-containing protein 2-like isoform X5 yields MSRYRIRGRGGAAGIDQEDLDYDGYLSSEYSDDDRVGKELQDSDSDISYETVLEDGIELRSGKNLKTMKEILHEHDEKLQQSDLIRSVNRTSYTTSKIDSMSRSRRDAFNENRNAQSKSTNKKALKSKQNQKQYSQSEQKHLRRSDVGTSAQSGSMADYNNVRSRRSLNTDFATHTNMIQNNTSNRRLNGKSTAENYSKSGYDAVDNGRSRQGHSVQTVKKTVTEEFEEVDSGGTEKGTIEAPEKASGSWLHGDRHGHNNIHLYGLDSDGEFSDSDSTMTRRSRYSTSTGSGYGGYSDASSSVSTVTTIVTTVTETISTITRPIIKPVWDAVGEPVWNSVGRPVWKYLCQPVLLAFTSVVYFTWLLLTQPFVYMAKSVGNFCSWLWSSDFEEKLESVLVFPEWLWKKVQYVSWQFVRLDAWLFKRRRSRACCFCLPILLLLPLLIAVFTGVELWSDSKSALVAMFAPEKSTPQIVINEKHEYFHHLNDEVRTMILQLQSNNKDQLTAADVEAIVYRIVGQETAALKANIAGVNSEAQLQQAQWKTEQGIKLEQMQTKHDALLATIQGLETTIAAQKSSMAEKGAEIKAESSQYLAGLEEKLAGLQAELHELEKDYAALLARVNACCHNETYYLAAVKDSVNAILAEMMAGHMSGNPTQDAFTEWLHTHYVSRDVLDKRLEDLASELTTSVVAMIKDLQIAQQEQYHQFEQQQEQSKQHAVHITSNGSGVGEQVYQVRQMIDEALFRYSADKIGIADYALESAGGTVVSTRCSESYYRKTALVSVLGIPLWYTSNSPRTVIQPEVYPGQCWAFKGTQGYIVIQTSTIIIPSGFTLEHIPKALAPSGEIDSAPKEFTVFGLESEYDDKGVSLGNYTYNDNGKPMQFFPIQVLGNPKPFYLYELRIISNYGNQEYTCLYRFRIHGNSYRG; encoded by the exons ATGTCTCGGTATCGTATACGAGGTAGAGGTGGAGCAGCAGGGATAGATCAGGAGGATTTGGACTATGATGGTTATCTGTCTAGCGAATACAGCGATGATGATAGGGTTGGTAAGGAGCTACAAGATTCAGACTCTGACATCTCGTATGAGACAG ttttagaagATGGTATAGAGCTGAGATCAGGCAAAAACTTGAAAACCATGAAAGAGATTCTTCATGAACATGATGAGAAACTACAGCAGTCAGATTTAATCCGAAGTGTGAACAGAACTTCTTATACCACATCTAAAATAGACTCAATGTCCAGGTCAAGGAGGGATGCTTTTAATGAGAATCGGAATGCACAGTCAAAATCCACAAACAAAAAGGCTTTAAAATCGAAACAAAATCAGAAACAGTACTCCCAGTCTGAGCAGAAACATTTAAGAAGGTCGGATGTTGGCACTTCTGCTCAGTCAGGATCCATGGCAGACTATAATAATGTAAGGTCTAGGCGAAGTCTGAATACTGACTTTGCAACACATACTAATATGATACAAAATAACACTTCAAATAGACGTTTAAATGGTAAATCAACAGCGGAAAATTATTCAAAGTCTGGTTATGATGCTGTAGATAATGGCCGTTCCAGGCAGGGGCATTCTGTACAAACAGTGAAAAAGACAGTGACTGAGGAATTTGAGGAAGTGGATAGTGGAGGGACAGAGAAAGGGACAATAGAGGCACCAGAAAAGGCATCTGGGTCATGGTTGCACGGAGACAGACATGGTCATAATAATATACACTTATATG GTTTAGATTCTGATGGTGAGTTTTCTGACTCTGATTCCACAATGACAAGACGTTCCAGATACAGTACAAGTACAGGTAGTGGTTACGGAGGGTACAGTGATGCCAGTAGCTCAGTGTCCACTGTAACTACTATAGTCACCACTGTCACAG aaACCATATCAACTATTACTAGGCCAATTATAAAGCCAGTGTGGGATGCAGTGGGGGAACCAGTCTGGAACAGTGTTGGTAGACCAGTTTGGAAATATTTATGTCAACCAGTCTTGTTGGCTTTTACATCAGTTGTTTACTTCACCTGGTTGTTATTGACTCAGCCATTTGTCTATATGGCAAAATCTGTAGGAAATTTCTGTTCTTGGTTGTGGTCTTCAGATTTTGAAGAGAAGTTAGAAAGTGTCTTAGTATTTCCAGAATGGTTATGGAAGAAAGTCCAGTATGTATCATGGCAGTTTGTGAGGCTAGATGCTTGGTTGTTTAAAAG GAGGAGAAGTCGTGCTTGTTGTTTCTGTTTACCAATATTACTGTTGCTGCCTTTGCTGATAGCTGTCTTCACTG GTGTTGAATTATGGAGTGATAGTAAGTCAGCATTGGTGGCAATGTTTGCTCCAGAAAAATCCACCCCACAGATTGTAATCAAT GAGAAACATGAATATTTCCATCACTTGAATGACGAGGTCAGGACAATGATTCTACAGCTACAGTCTAACAATAAGGACCAGTTGACGGCCGCTGATGTGGAGGCTATAGTATACAGGATAGTGGGTCAGGAAACTGCTGCACTGAAGGCTAACATTGCAGGGGTCAACAGTGAGGCACAGTTGCAAcag GCCCAGTGGAAAACAGAACAAGGGATAAAACTAGAACAGATGCAGACTAAACATGATGCACTATTGGCAACAATACAG gGTTTAGAGACAACTATAGCAGCACAGAAGAGCAGTATGGCAGAGAAAGGTGCTGAAATAAAGGCTGAGTCTAGTCAGTACCTGGCAGGTTTGGAAGAGAAGCTAGCAGGGTTACAAGCAGAACTGCACGAGCTGGAGAAAGATTATGCTGCATTGTTAGCACGTGTAAATGCTTGCTGTCACAATGAAACTTACTACCTAGCAGCCGTCAAGGACAGTGTTAATGCTATATTGGCAGAG ATGATGGCTGGTCATATGAGTGGAAACCCAACACAGGATGCCTTTACAGAATGGTTACACACCCACTATGTCAGCCGAGATGTGTTGGACAAACGTCTGGAGGACCTGGCTTCAGAGTTGACCACGAGTGTGGTGGCCATGATAAAAGATTTACAGATTGCCCAGCAAGAACAGTACCACCAGTTTGAGCAACAGCAAGAGCAGAGTAAACAACACGCTGTACATATCACTAGCAATGGCTCAGGTGTTGGAGAGCAGGTTTAT cagGTACGACAGATGATTGACGAGGCCCTTTTCAGGTACAGTGCTGATAAAATAGGGATAGCAGATTACGCTCTTGAATCAGCAG GTGGTACAGTTGTAAGCACACGCTGTTCAGAGAGCTACTACAGGAAGACAGCACTTGTCAGTGTGCTTGGTATTCCACTGTGGTACACTTCAAACTCACCTAGAACTGTTATACAG CCTGAAGTTTACCCGGGCCAGTGCTGGGCATTTAAGGGAACCCAAGGTTATATTGTCATCCAGACTTCCACCATCATCATCCCATCAGGCTTCACTCTAGAACATATCCCAAAAGCCTTGGCACCATCAGGAGAAATAGACAGTGCTCCAAAAGAATTTACTGTATTT GGGTTGGAAAGTGAGTACGACGATAAAGGAGTATCACTGGGTAATTACACATACAATGACAATGGGAAACCCATGcagtttttccctatacag GTACTTGGAAATCCAAAACCGTTTTACCTCTATGAGTTGAGGATAATCAGCAACTATGGTAACCAGGAGTATACATGTCTCTATAGGTTCAGAATACATGGGAATTCTTACAGAGGATAA
- the LOC123563667 gene encoding uncharacterized protein LOC123563667 isoform X1, whose translation MRRKFSKGKGNKVINKSSNTQKEETKTIEKTTCVIQRTPSKTAQHYLHDEIWDILPKTDYTYARSGSYSPRFFGRKYVNPNMSRYRIRGRGGAAGIDQEDLDYDGYLSSEYSDDDRVGKELQDSDSDISYETVLEDGIELRSGKNLKTMKEILHEHDEKLQQSDLIRSVNRTSYTTSKIDSMSRSRRDAFNENRNAQSKSTNKKALKSKQNQKQYSQSEQKHLRRSDVGTSAQSGSMADYNNVRSRRSLNTDFATHTNMIQNNTSNRRLNGKSTAENYSKSGYDAVDNGRSRQGHSVQTVKKTVTEEFEEVDSGGTEKGTIEAPEKASGSWLHGDRHGHNNIHLYGLDSDGEFSDSDSTMTRRSRYSTSTGSGYGGYSDASSSVSTVTTIVTTVTETISTITRPIIKPVWDAVGEPVWNSVGRPVWKYLCQPVLLAFTSVVYFTWLLLTQPFVYMAKSVGNFCSWLWSSDFEEKLESVLVFPEWLWKKVQYVSWQFVRLDAWLFKRRRSRACCFCLPILLLLPLLIAVFTGVELWSDSKSALVAMFAPEKSTPQIVINEKHEYFHHLNDEVRTMILQLQSNNKDQLTAADVEAIVYRIVGQETAALKANIAGVNSEAQLQQAQWKTEQGIKLEQMQTKHDALLATIQGLETTIAAQKSSMAEKGAEIKAESSQYLAGLEEKLAGLQAELHELEKDYAALLARVNACCHNETYYLAAVKDSVNAILAEMMAGHMSGNPTQDAFTEWLHTHYVSRDVLDKRLEDLASELTTSVVAMIKDLQIAQQEQYHQFEQQQEQSKQHAVHITSNGSGVGEQVYQVRQMIDEALFRYSADKIGIADYALESAGGTVVSTRCSESYYRKTALVSVLGIPLWYTSNSPRTVIQPEVYPGQCWAFKGTQGYIVIQTSTIIIPSGFTLEHIPKALAPSGEIDSAPKEFTVFGLESEYDDKGVSLGNYTYNDNGKPMQFFPIQVLGNPKPFYLYELRIISNYGNQEYTCLYRFRIHGNSYRG comes from the exons TGGGAGCTACAGTCCAAGATTCTTTGGTAGGAAGTACGTAAATCCGAACATGTCTCGGTATCGTATACGAGGTAGAGGTGGAGCAGCAGGGATAGATCAGGAGGATTTGGACTATGATGGTTATCTGTCTAGCGAATACAGCGATGATGATAGGGTTGGTAAGGAGCTACAAGATTCAGACTCTGACATCTCGTATGAGACAG ttttagaagATGGTATAGAGCTGAGATCAGGCAAAAACTTGAAAACCATGAAAGAGATTCTTCATGAACATGATGAGAAACTACAGCAGTCAGATTTAATCCGAAGTGTGAACAGAACTTCTTATACCACATCTAAAATAGACTCAATGTCCAGGTCAAGGAGGGATGCTTTTAATGAGAATCGGAATGCACAGTCAAAATCCACAAACAAAAAGGCTTTAAAATCGAAACAAAATCAGAAACAGTACTCCCAGTCTGAGCAGAAACATTTAAGAAGGTCGGATGTTGGCACTTCTGCTCAGTCAGGATCCATGGCAGACTATAATAATGTAAGGTCTAGGCGAAGTCTGAATACTGACTTTGCAACACATACTAATATGATACAAAATAACACTTCAAATAGACGTTTAAATGGTAAATCAACAGCGGAAAATTATTCAAAGTCTGGTTATGATGCTGTAGATAATGGCCGTTCCAGGCAGGGGCATTCTGTACAAACAGTGAAAAAGACAGTGACTGAGGAATTTGAGGAAGTGGATAGTGGAGGGACAGAGAAAGGGACAATAGAGGCACCAGAAAAGGCATCTGGGTCATGGTTGCACGGAGACAGACATGGTCATAATAATATACACTTATATG GTTTAGATTCTGATGGTGAGTTTTCTGACTCTGATTCCACAATGACAAGACGTTCCAGATACAGTACAAGTACAGGTAGTGGTTACGGAGGGTACAGTGATGCCAGTAGCTCAGTGTCCACTGTAACTACTATAGTCACCACTGTCACAG aaACCATATCAACTATTACTAGGCCAATTATAAAGCCAGTGTGGGATGCAGTGGGGGAACCAGTCTGGAACAGTGTTGGTAGACCAGTTTGGAAATATTTATGTCAACCAGTCTTGTTGGCTTTTACATCAGTTGTTTACTTCACCTGGTTGTTATTGACTCAGCCATTTGTCTATATGGCAAAATCTGTAGGAAATTTCTGTTCTTGGTTGTGGTCTTCAGATTTTGAAGAGAAGTTAGAAAGTGTCTTAGTATTTCCAGAATGGTTATGGAAGAAAGTCCAGTATGTATCATGGCAGTTTGTGAGGCTAGATGCTTGGTTGTTTAAAAG GAGGAGAAGTCGTGCTTGTTGTTTCTGTTTACCAATATTACTGTTGCTGCCTTTGCTGATAGCTGTCTTCACTG GTGTTGAATTATGGAGTGATAGTAAGTCAGCATTGGTGGCAATGTTTGCTCCAGAAAAATCCACCCCACAGATTGTAATCAAT GAGAAACATGAATATTTCCATCACTTGAATGACGAGGTCAGGACAATGATTCTACAGCTACAGTCTAACAATAAGGACCAGTTGACGGCCGCTGATGTGGAGGCTATAGTATACAGGATAGTGGGTCAGGAAACTGCTGCACTGAAGGCTAACATTGCAGGGGTCAACAGTGAGGCACAGTTGCAAcag GCCCAGTGGAAAACAGAACAAGGGATAAAACTAGAACAGATGCAGACTAAACATGATGCACTATTGGCAACAATACAG gGTTTAGAGACAACTATAGCAGCACAGAAGAGCAGTATGGCAGAGAAAGGTGCTGAAATAAAGGCTGAGTCTAGTCAGTACCTGGCAGGTTTGGAAGAGAAGCTAGCAGGGTTACAAGCAGAACTGCACGAGCTGGAGAAAGATTATGCTGCATTGTTAGCACGTGTAAATGCTTGCTGTCACAATGAAACTTACTACCTAGCAGCCGTCAAGGACAGTGTTAATGCTATATTGGCAGAG ATGATGGCTGGTCATATGAGTGGAAACCCAACACAGGATGCCTTTACAGAATGGTTACACACCCACTATGTCAGCCGAGATGTGTTGGACAAACGTCTGGAGGACCTGGCTTCAGAGTTGACCACGAGTGTGGTGGCCATGATAAAAGATTTACAGATTGCCCAGCAAGAACAGTACCACCAGTTTGAGCAACAGCAAGAGCAGAGTAAACAACACGCTGTACATATCACTAGCAATGGCTCAGGTGTTGGAGAGCAGGTTTAT cagGTACGACAGATGATTGACGAGGCCCTTTTCAGGTACAGTGCTGATAAAATAGGGATAGCAGATTACGCTCTTGAATCAGCAG GTGGTACAGTTGTAAGCACACGCTGTTCAGAGAGCTACTACAGGAAGACAGCACTTGTCAGTGTGCTTGGTATTCCACTGTGGTACACTTCAAACTCACCTAGAACTGTTATACAG CCTGAAGTTTACCCGGGCCAGTGCTGGGCATTTAAGGGAACCCAAGGTTATATTGTCATCCAGACTTCCACCATCATCATCCCATCAGGCTTCACTCTAGAACATATCCCAAAAGCCTTGGCACCATCAGGAGAAATAGACAGTGCTCCAAAAGAATTTACTGTATTT GGGTTGGAAAGTGAGTACGACGATAAAGGAGTATCACTGGGTAATTACACATACAATGACAATGGGAAACCCATGcagtttttccctatacag GTACTTGGAAATCCAAAACCGTTTTACCTCTATGAGTTGAGGATAATCAGCAACTATGGTAACCAGGAGTATACATGTCTCTATAGGTTCAGAATACATGGGAATTCTTACAGAGGATAA
- the LOC123563667 gene encoding SUN domain-containing protein 1-like isoform X4, with amino-acid sequence MIELPKTDYTYARSGSYSPRFFGRKYVNPNMSRYRIRGRGGAAGIDQEDLDYDGYLSSEYSDDDRVGKELQDSDSDISYETVLEDGIELRSGKNLKTMKEILHEHDEKLQQSDLIRSVNRTSYTTSKIDSMSRSRRDAFNENRNAQSKSTNKKALKSKQNQKQYSQSEQKHLRRSDVGTSAQSGSMADYNNVRSRRSLNTDFATHTNMIQNNTSNRRLNGKSTAENYSKSGYDAVDNGRSRQGHSVQTVKKTVTEEFEEVDSGGTEKGTIEAPEKASGSWLHGDRHGHNNIHLYGLDSDGEFSDSDSTMTRRSRYSTSTGSGYGGYSDASSSVSTVTTIVTTVTETISTITRPIIKPVWDAVGEPVWNSVGRPVWKYLCQPVLLAFTSVVYFTWLLLTQPFVYMAKSVGNFCSWLWSSDFEEKLESVLVFPEWLWKKVQYVSWQFVRLDAWLFKRRRSRACCFCLPILLLLPLLIAVFTGVELWSDSKSALVAMFAPEKSTPQIVINEKHEYFHHLNDEVRTMILQLQSNNKDQLTAADVEAIVYRIVGQETAALKANIAGVNSEAQLQQAQWKTEQGIKLEQMQTKHDALLATIQGLETTIAAQKSSMAEKGAEIKAESSQYLAGLEEKLAGLQAELHELEKDYAALLARVNACCHNETYYLAAVKDSVNAILAEMMAGHMSGNPTQDAFTEWLHTHYVSRDVLDKRLEDLASELTTSVVAMIKDLQIAQQEQYHQFEQQQEQSKQHAVHITSNGSGVGEQVYQVRQMIDEALFRYSADKIGIADYALESAGGTVVSTRCSESYYRKTALVSVLGIPLWYTSNSPRTVIQPEVYPGQCWAFKGTQGYIVIQTSTIIIPSGFTLEHIPKALAPSGEIDSAPKEFTVFGLESEYDDKGVSLGNYTYNDNGKPMQFFPIQVLGNPKPFYLYELRIISNYGNQEYTCLYRFRIHGNSYRG; translated from the exons TGGGAGCTACAGTCCAAGATTCTTTGGTAGGAAGTACGTAAATCCGAACATGTCTCGGTATCGTATACGAGGTAGAGGTGGAGCAGCAGGGATAGATCAGGAGGATTTGGACTATGATGGTTATCTGTCTAGCGAATACAGCGATGATGATAGGGTTGGTAAGGAGCTACAAGATTCAGACTCTGACATCTCGTATGAGACAG ttttagaagATGGTATAGAGCTGAGATCAGGCAAAAACTTGAAAACCATGAAAGAGATTCTTCATGAACATGATGAGAAACTACAGCAGTCAGATTTAATCCGAAGTGTGAACAGAACTTCTTATACCACATCTAAAATAGACTCAATGTCCAGGTCAAGGAGGGATGCTTTTAATGAGAATCGGAATGCACAGTCAAAATCCACAAACAAAAAGGCTTTAAAATCGAAACAAAATCAGAAACAGTACTCCCAGTCTGAGCAGAAACATTTAAGAAGGTCGGATGTTGGCACTTCTGCTCAGTCAGGATCCATGGCAGACTATAATAATGTAAGGTCTAGGCGAAGTCTGAATACTGACTTTGCAACACATACTAATATGATACAAAATAACACTTCAAATAGACGTTTAAATGGTAAATCAACAGCGGAAAATTATTCAAAGTCTGGTTATGATGCTGTAGATAATGGCCGTTCCAGGCAGGGGCATTCTGTACAAACAGTGAAAAAGACAGTGACTGAGGAATTTGAGGAAGTGGATAGTGGAGGGACAGAGAAAGGGACAATAGAGGCACCAGAAAAGGCATCTGGGTCATGGTTGCACGGAGACAGACATGGTCATAATAATATACACTTATATG GTTTAGATTCTGATGGTGAGTTTTCTGACTCTGATTCCACAATGACAAGACGTTCCAGATACAGTACAAGTACAGGTAGTGGTTACGGAGGGTACAGTGATGCCAGTAGCTCAGTGTCCACTGTAACTACTATAGTCACCACTGTCACAG aaACCATATCAACTATTACTAGGCCAATTATAAAGCCAGTGTGGGATGCAGTGGGGGAACCAGTCTGGAACAGTGTTGGTAGACCAGTTTGGAAATATTTATGTCAACCAGTCTTGTTGGCTTTTACATCAGTTGTTTACTTCACCTGGTTGTTATTGACTCAGCCATTTGTCTATATGGCAAAATCTGTAGGAAATTTCTGTTCTTGGTTGTGGTCTTCAGATTTTGAAGAGAAGTTAGAAAGTGTCTTAGTATTTCCAGAATGGTTATGGAAGAAAGTCCAGTATGTATCATGGCAGTTTGTGAGGCTAGATGCTTGGTTGTTTAAAAG GAGGAGAAGTCGTGCTTGTTGTTTCTGTTTACCAATATTACTGTTGCTGCCTTTGCTGATAGCTGTCTTCACTG GTGTTGAATTATGGAGTGATAGTAAGTCAGCATTGGTGGCAATGTTTGCTCCAGAAAAATCCACCCCACAGATTGTAATCAAT GAGAAACATGAATATTTCCATCACTTGAATGACGAGGTCAGGACAATGATTCTACAGCTACAGTCTAACAATAAGGACCAGTTGACGGCCGCTGATGTGGAGGCTATAGTATACAGGATAGTGGGTCAGGAAACTGCTGCACTGAAGGCTAACATTGCAGGGGTCAACAGTGAGGCACAGTTGCAAcag GCCCAGTGGAAAACAGAACAAGGGATAAAACTAGAACAGATGCAGACTAAACATGATGCACTATTGGCAACAATACAG gGTTTAGAGACAACTATAGCAGCACAGAAGAGCAGTATGGCAGAGAAAGGTGCTGAAATAAAGGCTGAGTCTAGTCAGTACCTGGCAGGTTTGGAAGAGAAGCTAGCAGGGTTACAAGCAGAACTGCACGAGCTGGAGAAAGATTATGCTGCATTGTTAGCACGTGTAAATGCTTGCTGTCACAATGAAACTTACTACCTAGCAGCCGTCAAGGACAGTGTTAATGCTATATTGGCAGAG ATGATGGCTGGTCATATGAGTGGAAACCCAACACAGGATGCCTTTACAGAATGGTTACACACCCACTATGTCAGCCGAGATGTGTTGGACAAACGTCTGGAGGACCTGGCTTCAGAGTTGACCACGAGTGTGGTGGCCATGATAAAAGATTTACAGATTGCCCAGCAAGAACAGTACCACCAGTTTGAGCAACAGCAAGAGCAGAGTAAACAACACGCTGTACATATCACTAGCAATGGCTCAGGTGTTGGAGAGCAGGTTTAT cagGTACGACAGATGATTGACGAGGCCCTTTTCAGGTACAGTGCTGATAAAATAGGGATAGCAGATTACGCTCTTGAATCAGCAG GTGGTACAGTTGTAAGCACACGCTGTTCAGAGAGCTACTACAGGAAGACAGCACTTGTCAGTGTGCTTGGTATTCCACTGTGGTACACTTCAAACTCACCTAGAACTGTTATACAG CCTGAAGTTTACCCGGGCCAGTGCTGGGCATTTAAGGGAACCCAAGGTTATATTGTCATCCAGACTTCCACCATCATCATCCCATCAGGCTTCACTCTAGAACATATCCCAAAAGCCTTGGCACCATCAGGAGAAATAGACAGTGCTCCAAAAGAATTTACTGTATTT GGGTTGGAAAGTGAGTACGACGATAAAGGAGTATCACTGGGTAATTACACATACAATGACAATGGGAAACCCATGcagtttttccctatacag GTACTTGGAAATCCAAAACCGTTTTACCTCTATGAGTTGAGGATAATCAGCAACTATGGTAACCAGGAGTATACATGTCTCTATAGGTTCAGAATACATGGGAATTCTTACAGAGGATAA